A genome region from Hevea brasiliensis isolate MT/VB/25A 57/8 chromosome 9, ASM3005281v1, whole genome shotgun sequence includes the following:
- the LOC110639819 gene encoding histone-lysine N-methyltransferase EZA1 isoform X1 — MVSKSSDSASKLRKSLGKQSNEGIGNLPYKMNQLKKQIQAERIVSIKEKVEKNKRKLESDVSQLISAAASRGNALFMGQTGVAKMKISRIGSPLCQYSGFAHGSGDKDYIIGHEVVPSTSIKVPFIEKIPPYTAWMFLDRNQRMAEDQSVVGRRRIYYDQHGSEALICSDSEEDIIEPEEEKHEFSEGEDRILWMVFQEHGLAEEVLNIVSQFIGVSTSEIHERCSMLKEKFDEEQNDKDSGDSASGRGISLEKSLSAALDSFDNLFCRRCLVLGLTISGLALIFNKNNVYDKCLTYSLNFFNVDVYLLVSIQQLFDCRLHGCSQTLINPSEKQPYWSEYEDERKPCSNQCCLRFRAVKDLPEGSVNNVLQWTIPATLEGEKKIACASNAEAPSGANGGTDLEQDDRCFSEKEISVTSGPICHSELASGASNLDTPAMVMHNPEHIRKRRVSQDTDDDSTQVPDDPQDSTSKKQKKSVALDVVTDDVEDNPNLDDMAGTESTTDRSELQLTTKGTINDPSKHAPKNLVCFGTEEQIRDEANDITEVPELNQSSSTERQLEGVSSTCEWKPIEKELYLKGVEIFGKNSCLIARNLLSGLKTCIEVSKYMCDSGATMPHRSVAPSSILEDNGKTDTDYMEQEMPTRSRLLRRRGRTRKLKYSWKSAGHPSIWKRIADGKNQSCKQYTPCGCQSMCGKQCPCLHNETCCEKYCGCSKSCKNRFRGCHCAKSQCRSRQCPCFAAGRECDPDVCRNCWVSCGDGSLGEPPKRGDGQCGNMRLLLRQQQRILLAKSDVAGWGAFLKNPVNKNDYLGEYTGELISHREADKRGKIYDRANSSFLFDLNDQYVLDAYRKGDKLKFANHSSNPNCYAKVMLVAGDHRVGIFAKEHIEASEELFYDYRYGPDQAPAWARKPEGSKRDDSTVSQGRAKKHQSH; from the exons ATGGTGTCGAAATCAAGCGACTCTGCCTCTAAGCTCAGA AAATCTCTTGGAAAACAGTCAAATGAGGGTATTGGAAATCTCCCATATAAGATGAATCAGCTTAAAAAGCAAATTCAAGCAGAGAGAATTGTTTCAATAAAA GAAAAAGTTGAGAAGAACAAGAGGAAATTAGAAAGTGATGTTTCTCAACTTATATCAGCTGCTGCATCCAGGGGGAATGCATTATTTATGGGGCAGACTGGAGTtgctaaaatgaaaatttcaaggATTGGAAGTCCTCTCTGCCAGTATAGTGGATTTGCTCACGGTTCAGGGGATAAAGATTATATTATTGGTCATGAAGTTGTACCCTCAACAAGCATAAAGGTTCCTTTCATTGAGAAGATACCTCCATATACTGCCTGGATGTTTTTGGACAG GAATCAGAGAATGGCCGAAGACCAGTCAGTGGTGGGGAGGAGACGAATATACTATGATCAACATGGCAGTGAAGCACTTATATGTAGTGACAGTGAGGAAGACATTATAGAACCCGAGGAAGAAAAACATGAATTTTCTGAGGGTGAAGATCGCATTCTATG GATGGTCTTTCAGGAACATGGACTGGCCGAAGAAGTACTAAACATTGTTAGCCAGTTTATTGGAGTCTCCACTTCAGAAATCCAT GAGAGGTGTAGCATGCTTAAGGAAAAATTTGATGAGGAACAAAACGACAAAGATTCTGGGGATTCAGCATCTGGGAGGGGCATATCTCTGGAAAAAAGCCTAAGTGCTGCTTTAGATTCATTTGATAACCTATTTTGTCGTCGTTGTTTGGTACTTGGTCTGACCATTTCTGGCCTTGCATTGATTTTCAATAAGAATAATGTATATGATAAGTGTCTGACATACTCCTTGAATTTCTTCAATGTTGATGTTTATCTGCTTGTATCTATCCAACAGCTATTTGACTGCCGCTTACATGGCTGTTCTCAAACTTTGATCAATCCT AGTGAAAAGCAGCCATATTGGTCTGAATACGAAGATGAAAGAAAACCTTGCAGCAATCAATGTTGCCTTagg TTTAGAGCTGTCAAAGACTTGCCAGAAGGTTCAGTTAATAATGTTTTGCAATGGACAATACCTGCAACCTTGGAAGGTGAAAAAAAGATTGCATGTGCCTCAAATGCTGAAGCACCAAGTGGTGCAAATGGTGGCACAGATCTAGAACAAGATGATAGGTGTTTTTCTGAGAAAGAGATATCTGTTACTTCAGGACCTATTTGTCACTCAGAACTTGCTTCTGGAGCTTCAAATTTAGATACACCTGCCATGGTGATGCACAATCCAGAACATATAAGAAAGCGTAGAGTGTCACAGGATACAGATGATGACTCCACACAGGTTCCTGATGATCCCCAGGATTCTACTAGTAAGAAGCAGAAGAAATCAGTGGCTTTAGATGTAGTAACTGATGATGTTGAAGATAACCCAAATCTTGATGACATGGCTGGTACTGAAAGCACAACTGATAGAAGTGAACTTCAGTTGACCACCAAAGGCACAATAAATGATCCCAGCAAACACGCCCCAAAAAATCTTGTTTGTTTTGGCACTGAGGAGCAAATTAGAGATGAAGCCAATGATATCACTGAAGTGCCTGAATTGAATCAGTCATCCTCAACAGAAAGACAATTAGAAGGTGTCTCGAGCACGTGTGAGTGGAAACCTATTGAGAAAGAATTATATTTAAAAGGAGTGGAGATATTTGGAAAAAACAG TTGCCTTATCGCTAGGAATTTACTTTCTGGGTTGAAGACTTGTATAGAAGTGTCAAAATACATGTGTGACAGTGGAGCAACAATGCCTCATAGATCTGTTGCGCCAAGTTCAATTCTGGAGGATAATGGAAAGACTGATACAGATTACATG GAGCAAGAGATGCCAACAAGATCTCGTTTACTTCGTAGGAGGGGCAGGACACGAAAGCTTAAATATTCTTGGAAATCTGCCGGCCATCCATCAATTTGGAAAAGAATTGCTGATGGCAAAAACCAGTCCTGTAAGCAGTATACACCATGTGGCTGCCAATCAATGTGTGGAAAACAATGCCCCTGTCTACATAATGAAACTTGTTGTGAAAAATATTGCGG GTGCTCAAAGAGTTGCAAAAATCGTTTCAGGGGATGCCACTGTGCAAAGAGCCAATGCAGAAGCCGGCAATGTCCATGTTTTGCTGCTGGACGTGAATGTGATCCAGATGTTTGTCGCAATTGCTGGGTTAG TTGTGGTGATGGTTCTTTAGGTGAGCCACCTAAACGAGGAGATGGCCAATGTGGAAACATGAGGCTTCTTCTAAGGCAACAGCAGAGA ATCCTTTTGGCAAAATCTGATGTTGCTGGATGGGGCGCCTTTTTAAAG AACCCTGTCAACAAAAATGATTATCTTGGAGAATATACTGGTGAACTGATCTCCCACCGAGAGGCAGATAAGCGTGGGAAAATCTACGATCGTGCCAATTCATCATTCCTTTTTGACTTGAATGATCAG TATGTTCTTGATGCTTACCGCAAAGGAGATAAGCTGAAGTTTGCAAACCACTCATCCAATCCTAATTGCTATGCGAAG GTGATGCTTGTGGCAGGAGATCATCGAGTAGGTATCTTTGCCAAGGAACATATTGAAGCTAGTGAGGAGCTATTCTATGATTATCGTTATGGACCAGACCAGGCTCCTGCATGGGCTCGGAAACCTGAGGGTTCCAAAAGGGATGATTCAACAGTCTCACAAGGTAGAGCAAAGAAACATCAATCTCATTGA
- the LOC110639819 gene encoding histone-lysine N-methyltransferase EZA1 isoform X3 codes for MVSKSSDSASKLRKSLGKQSNEGIGNLPYKMNQLKKQIQAERIVSIKEKVEKNKRKLESDVSQLISAAASRGNALFMGQTGVAKMKISRIGSPLCQYSGFAHGSGDKDYIIGHEVVPSTSIKVPFIEKIPPYTAWMFLDRNQRMAEDQSVVGRRRIYYDQHGSEALICSDSEEDIIEPEEEKHEFSEGEDRILWMVFQEHGLAEEVLNIVSQFIGVSTSEIHERCSMLKEKFDEEQNDKDSGDSASGRGISLEKSLSAALDSFDNLFCRRCLLFDCRLHGCSQTLINPSEKQPYWSEYEDERKPCSNQCCLRFRAVKDLPEGSVNNVLQWTIPATLEGEKKIACASNAEAPSGANGGTDLEQDDRCFSEKEISVTSGPICHSELASGASNLDTPAMVMHNPEHIRKRRVSQDTDDDSTQVPDDPQDSTSKKQKKSVALDVVTDDVEDNPNLDDMAGTESTTDRSELQLTTKGTINDPSKHAPKNLVCFGTEEQIRDEANDITEVPELNQSSSTERQLEGVSSTCEWKPIEKELYLKGVEIFGKNSCLIARNLLSGLKTCIEVSKYMCDSGATMPHRSVAPSSILEDNGKTDTDYMEQEMPTRSRLLRRRGRTRKLKYSWKSAGHPSIWKRIADGKNQSCKQYTPCGCQSMCGKQCPCLHNETCCEKYCGCSKSCKNRFRGCHCAKSQCRSRQCPCFAAGRECDPDVCRNCWVSCGDGSLGEPPKRGDGQCGNMRLLLRQQQRILLAKSDVAGWGAFLKNPVNKNDYLGEYTGELISHREADKRGKIYDRANSSFLFDLNDQYVLDAYRKGDKLKFANHSSNPNCYAKVMLVAGDHRVGIFAKEHIEASEELFYDYRYGPDQAPAWARKPEGSKRDDSTVSQGRAKKHQSH; via the exons ATGGTGTCGAAATCAAGCGACTCTGCCTCTAAGCTCAGA AAATCTCTTGGAAAACAGTCAAATGAGGGTATTGGAAATCTCCCATATAAGATGAATCAGCTTAAAAAGCAAATTCAAGCAGAGAGAATTGTTTCAATAAAA GAAAAAGTTGAGAAGAACAAGAGGAAATTAGAAAGTGATGTTTCTCAACTTATATCAGCTGCTGCATCCAGGGGGAATGCATTATTTATGGGGCAGACTGGAGTtgctaaaatgaaaatttcaaggATTGGAAGTCCTCTCTGCCAGTATAGTGGATTTGCTCACGGTTCAGGGGATAAAGATTATATTATTGGTCATGAAGTTGTACCCTCAACAAGCATAAAGGTTCCTTTCATTGAGAAGATACCTCCATATACTGCCTGGATGTTTTTGGACAG GAATCAGAGAATGGCCGAAGACCAGTCAGTGGTGGGGAGGAGACGAATATACTATGATCAACATGGCAGTGAAGCACTTATATGTAGTGACAGTGAGGAAGACATTATAGAACCCGAGGAAGAAAAACATGAATTTTCTGAGGGTGAAGATCGCATTCTATG GATGGTCTTTCAGGAACATGGACTGGCCGAAGAAGTACTAAACATTGTTAGCCAGTTTATTGGAGTCTCCACTTCAGAAATCCAT GAGAGGTGTAGCATGCTTAAGGAAAAATTTGATGAGGAACAAAACGACAAAGATTCTGGGGATTCAGCATCTGGGAGGGGCATATCTCTGGAAAAAAGCCTAAGTGCTGCTTTAGATTCATTTGATAACCTATTTTGTCGTCGTTGTTTG CTATTTGACTGCCGCTTACATGGCTGTTCTCAAACTTTGATCAATCCT AGTGAAAAGCAGCCATATTGGTCTGAATACGAAGATGAAAGAAAACCTTGCAGCAATCAATGTTGCCTTagg TTTAGAGCTGTCAAAGACTTGCCAGAAGGTTCAGTTAATAATGTTTTGCAATGGACAATACCTGCAACCTTGGAAGGTGAAAAAAAGATTGCATGTGCCTCAAATGCTGAAGCACCAAGTGGTGCAAATGGTGGCACAGATCTAGAACAAGATGATAGGTGTTTTTCTGAGAAAGAGATATCTGTTACTTCAGGACCTATTTGTCACTCAGAACTTGCTTCTGGAGCTTCAAATTTAGATACACCTGCCATGGTGATGCACAATCCAGAACATATAAGAAAGCGTAGAGTGTCACAGGATACAGATGATGACTCCACACAGGTTCCTGATGATCCCCAGGATTCTACTAGTAAGAAGCAGAAGAAATCAGTGGCTTTAGATGTAGTAACTGATGATGTTGAAGATAACCCAAATCTTGATGACATGGCTGGTACTGAAAGCACAACTGATAGAAGTGAACTTCAGTTGACCACCAAAGGCACAATAAATGATCCCAGCAAACACGCCCCAAAAAATCTTGTTTGTTTTGGCACTGAGGAGCAAATTAGAGATGAAGCCAATGATATCACTGAAGTGCCTGAATTGAATCAGTCATCCTCAACAGAAAGACAATTAGAAGGTGTCTCGAGCACGTGTGAGTGGAAACCTATTGAGAAAGAATTATATTTAAAAGGAGTGGAGATATTTGGAAAAAACAG TTGCCTTATCGCTAGGAATTTACTTTCTGGGTTGAAGACTTGTATAGAAGTGTCAAAATACATGTGTGACAGTGGAGCAACAATGCCTCATAGATCTGTTGCGCCAAGTTCAATTCTGGAGGATAATGGAAAGACTGATACAGATTACATG GAGCAAGAGATGCCAACAAGATCTCGTTTACTTCGTAGGAGGGGCAGGACACGAAAGCTTAAATATTCTTGGAAATCTGCCGGCCATCCATCAATTTGGAAAAGAATTGCTGATGGCAAAAACCAGTCCTGTAAGCAGTATACACCATGTGGCTGCCAATCAATGTGTGGAAAACAATGCCCCTGTCTACATAATGAAACTTGTTGTGAAAAATATTGCGG GTGCTCAAAGAGTTGCAAAAATCGTTTCAGGGGATGCCACTGTGCAAAGAGCCAATGCAGAAGCCGGCAATGTCCATGTTTTGCTGCTGGACGTGAATGTGATCCAGATGTTTGTCGCAATTGCTGGGTTAG TTGTGGTGATGGTTCTTTAGGTGAGCCACCTAAACGAGGAGATGGCCAATGTGGAAACATGAGGCTTCTTCTAAGGCAACAGCAGAGA ATCCTTTTGGCAAAATCTGATGTTGCTGGATGGGGCGCCTTTTTAAAG AACCCTGTCAACAAAAATGATTATCTTGGAGAATATACTGGTGAACTGATCTCCCACCGAGAGGCAGATAAGCGTGGGAAAATCTACGATCGTGCCAATTCATCATTCCTTTTTGACTTGAATGATCAG TATGTTCTTGATGCTTACCGCAAAGGAGATAAGCTGAAGTTTGCAAACCACTCATCCAATCCTAATTGCTATGCGAAG GTGATGCTTGTGGCAGGAGATCATCGAGTAGGTATCTTTGCCAAGGAACATATTGAAGCTAGTGAGGAGCTATTCTATGATTATCGTTATGGACCAGACCAGGCTCCTGCATGGGCTCGGAAACCTGAGGGTTCCAAAAGGGATGATTCAACAGTCTCACAAGGTAGAGCAAAGAAACATCAATCTCATTGA
- the LOC110639819 gene encoding histone-lysine N-methyltransferase EZA1 isoform X2: MVSKSSDSASKLRSNEGIGNLPYKMNQLKKQIQAERIVSIKEKVEKNKRKLESDVSQLISAAASRGNALFMGQTGVAKMKISRIGSPLCQYSGFAHGSGDKDYIIGHEVVPSTSIKVPFIEKIPPYTAWMFLDRNQRMAEDQSVVGRRRIYYDQHGSEALICSDSEEDIIEPEEEKHEFSEGEDRILWMVFQEHGLAEEVLNIVSQFIGVSTSEIHERCSMLKEKFDEEQNDKDSGDSASGRGISLEKSLSAALDSFDNLFCRRCLVLGLTISGLALIFNKNNVYDKCLTYSLNFFNVDVYLLVSIQQLFDCRLHGCSQTLINPSEKQPYWSEYEDERKPCSNQCCLRFRAVKDLPEGSVNNVLQWTIPATLEGEKKIACASNAEAPSGANGGTDLEQDDRCFSEKEISVTSGPICHSELASGASNLDTPAMVMHNPEHIRKRRVSQDTDDDSTQVPDDPQDSTSKKQKKSVALDVVTDDVEDNPNLDDMAGTESTTDRSELQLTTKGTINDPSKHAPKNLVCFGTEEQIRDEANDITEVPELNQSSSTERQLEGVSSTCEWKPIEKELYLKGVEIFGKNSCLIARNLLSGLKTCIEVSKYMCDSGATMPHRSVAPSSILEDNGKTDTDYMEQEMPTRSRLLRRRGRTRKLKYSWKSAGHPSIWKRIADGKNQSCKQYTPCGCQSMCGKQCPCLHNETCCEKYCGCSKSCKNRFRGCHCAKSQCRSRQCPCFAAGRECDPDVCRNCWVSCGDGSLGEPPKRGDGQCGNMRLLLRQQQRILLAKSDVAGWGAFLKNPVNKNDYLGEYTGELISHREADKRGKIYDRANSSFLFDLNDQYVLDAYRKGDKLKFANHSSNPNCYAKVMLVAGDHRVGIFAKEHIEASEELFYDYRYGPDQAPAWARKPEGSKRDDSTVSQGRAKKHQSH, translated from the exons ATGGTGTCGAAATCAAGCGACTCTGCCTCTAAGCTCAGA TCAAATGAGGGTATTGGAAATCTCCCATATAAGATGAATCAGCTTAAAAAGCAAATTCAAGCAGAGAGAATTGTTTCAATAAAA GAAAAAGTTGAGAAGAACAAGAGGAAATTAGAAAGTGATGTTTCTCAACTTATATCAGCTGCTGCATCCAGGGGGAATGCATTATTTATGGGGCAGACTGGAGTtgctaaaatgaaaatttcaaggATTGGAAGTCCTCTCTGCCAGTATAGTGGATTTGCTCACGGTTCAGGGGATAAAGATTATATTATTGGTCATGAAGTTGTACCCTCAACAAGCATAAAGGTTCCTTTCATTGAGAAGATACCTCCATATACTGCCTGGATGTTTTTGGACAG GAATCAGAGAATGGCCGAAGACCAGTCAGTGGTGGGGAGGAGACGAATATACTATGATCAACATGGCAGTGAAGCACTTATATGTAGTGACAGTGAGGAAGACATTATAGAACCCGAGGAAGAAAAACATGAATTTTCTGAGGGTGAAGATCGCATTCTATG GATGGTCTTTCAGGAACATGGACTGGCCGAAGAAGTACTAAACATTGTTAGCCAGTTTATTGGAGTCTCCACTTCAGAAATCCAT GAGAGGTGTAGCATGCTTAAGGAAAAATTTGATGAGGAACAAAACGACAAAGATTCTGGGGATTCAGCATCTGGGAGGGGCATATCTCTGGAAAAAAGCCTAAGTGCTGCTTTAGATTCATTTGATAACCTATTTTGTCGTCGTTGTTTGGTACTTGGTCTGACCATTTCTGGCCTTGCATTGATTTTCAATAAGAATAATGTATATGATAAGTGTCTGACATACTCCTTGAATTTCTTCAATGTTGATGTTTATCTGCTTGTATCTATCCAACAGCTATTTGACTGCCGCTTACATGGCTGTTCTCAAACTTTGATCAATCCT AGTGAAAAGCAGCCATATTGGTCTGAATACGAAGATGAAAGAAAACCTTGCAGCAATCAATGTTGCCTTagg TTTAGAGCTGTCAAAGACTTGCCAGAAGGTTCAGTTAATAATGTTTTGCAATGGACAATACCTGCAACCTTGGAAGGTGAAAAAAAGATTGCATGTGCCTCAAATGCTGAAGCACCAAGTGGTGCAAATGGTGGCACAGATCTAGAACAAGATGATAGGTGTTTTTCTGAGAAAGAGATATCTGTTACTTCAGGACCTATTTGTCACTCAGAACTTGCTTCTGGAGCTTCAAATTTAGATACACCTGCCATGGTGATGCACAATCCAGAACATATAAGAAAGCGTAGAGTGTCACAGGATACAGATGATGACTCCACACAGGTTCCTGATGATCCCCAGGATTCTACTAGTAAGAAGCAGAAGAAATCAGTGGCTTTAGATGTAGTAACTGATGATGTTGAAGATAACCCAAATCTTGATGACATGGCTGGTACTGAAAGCACAACTGATAGAAGTGAACTTCAGTTGACCACCAAAGGCACAATAAATGATCCCAGCAAACACGCCCCAAAAAATCTTGTTTGTTTTGGCACTGAGGAGCAAATTAGAGATGAAGCCAATGATATCACTGAAGTGCCTGAATTGAATCAGTCATCCTCAACAGAAAGACAATTAGAAGGTGTCTCGAGCACGTGTGAGTGGAAACCTATTGAGAAAGAATTATATTTAAAAGGAGTGGAGATATTTGGAAAAAACAG TTGCCTTATCGCTAGGAATTTACTTTCTGGGTTGAAGACTTGTATAGAAGTGTCAAAATACATGTGTGACAGTGGAGCAACAATGCCTCATAGATCTGTTGCGCCAAGTTCAATTCTGGAGGATAATGGAAAGACTGATACAGATTACATG GAGCAAGAGATGCCAACAAGATCTCGTTTACTTCGTAGGAGGGGCAGGACACGAAAGCTTAAATATTCTTGGAAATCTGCCGGCCATCCATCAATTTGGAAAAGAATTGCTGATGGCAAAAACCAGTCCTGTAAGCAGTATACACCATGTGGCTGCCAATCAATGTGTGGAAAACAATGCCCCTGTCTACATAATGAAACTTGTTGTGAAAAATATTGCGG GTGCTCAAAGAGTTGCAAAAATCGTTTCAGGGGATGCCACTGTGCAAAGAGCCAATGCAGAAGCCGGCAATGTCCATGTTTTGCTGCTGGACGTGAATGTGATCCAGATGTTTGTCGCAATTGCTGGGTTAG TTGTGGTGATGGTTCTTTAGGTGAGCCACCTAAACGAGGAGATGGCCAATGTGGAAACATGAGGCTTCTTCTAAGGCAACAGCAGAGA ATCCTTTTGGCAAAATCTGATGTTGCTGGATGGGGCGCCTTTTTAAAG AACCCTGTCAACAAAAATGATTATCTTGGAGAATATACTGGTGAACTGATCTCCCACCGAGAGGCAGATAAGCGTGGGAAAATCTACGATCGTGCCAATTCATCATTCCTTTTTGACTTGAATGATCAG TATGTTCTTGATGCTTACCGCAAAGGAGATAAGCTGAAGTTTGCAAACCACTCATCCAATCCTAATTGCTATGCGAAG GTGATGCTTGTGGCAGGAGATCATCGAGTAGGTATCTTTGCCAAGGAACATATTGAAGCTAGTGAGGAGCTATTCTATGATTATCGTTATGGACCAGACCAGGCTCCTGCATGGGCTCGGAAACCTGAGGGTTCCAAAAGGGATGATTCAACAGTCTCACAAGGTAGAGCAAAGAAACATCAATCTCATTGA
- the LOC110639819 gene encoding histone-lysine N-methyltransferase EZA1 isoform X4: MAEDQSVVGRRRIYYDQHGSEALICSDSEEDIIEPEEEKHEFSEGEDRILWMVFQEHGLAEEVLNIVSQFIGVSTSEIHERCSMLKEKFDEEQNDKDSGDSASGRGISLEKSLSAALDSFDNLFCRRCLVLGLTISGLALIFNKNNVYDKCLTYSLNFFNVDVYLLVSIQQLFDCRLHGCSQTLINPSEKQPYWSEYEDERKPCSNQCCLRFRAVKDLPEGSVNNVLQWTIPATLEGEKKIACASNAEAPSGANGGTDLEQDDRCFSEKEISVTSGPICHSELASGASNLDTPAMVMHNPEHIRKRRVSQDTDDDSTQVPDDPQDSTSKKQKKSVALDVVTDDVEDNPNLDDMAGTESTTDRSELQLTTKGTINDPSKHAPKNLVCFGTEEQIRDEANDITEVPELNQSSSTERQLEGVSSTCEWKPIEKELYLKGVEIFGKNSCLIARNLLSGLKTCIEVSKYMCDSGATMPHRSVAPSSILEDNGKTDTDYMEQEMPTRSRLLRRRGRTRKLKYSWKSAGHPSIWKRIADGKNQSCKQYTPCGCQSMCGKQCPCLHNETCCEKYCGCSKSCKNRFRGCHCAKSQCRSRQCPCFAAGRECDPDVCRNCWVSCGDGSLGEPPKRGDGQCGNMRLLLRQQQRILLAKSDVAGWGAFLKNPVNKNDYLGEYTGELISHREADKRGKIYDRANSSFLFDLNDQYVLDAYRKGDKLKFANHSSNPNCYAKVMLVAGDHRVGIFAKEHIEASEELFYDYRYGPDQAPAWARKPEGSKRDDSTVSQGRAKKHQSH, encoded by the exons ATGGCCGAAGACCAGTCAGTGGTGGGGAGGAGACGAATATACTATGATCAACATGGCAGTGAAGCACTTATATGTAGTGACAGTGAGGAAGACATTATAGAACCCGAGGAAGAAAAACATGAATTTTCTGAGGGTGAAGATCGCATTCTATG GATGGTCTTTCAGGAACATGGACTGGCCGAAGAAGTACTAAACATTGTTAGCCAGTTTATTGGAGTCTCCACTTCAGAAATCCAT GAGAGGTGTAGCATGCTTAAGGAAAAATTTGATGAGGAACAAAACGACAAAGATTCTGGGGATTCAGCATCTGGGAGGGGCATATCTCTGGAAAAAAGCCTAAGTGCTGCTTTAGATTCATTTGATAACCTATTTTGTCGTCGTTGTTTGGTACTTGGTCTGACCATTTCTGGCCTTGCATTGATTTTCAATAAGAATAATGTATATGATAAGTGTCTGACATACTCCTTGAATTTCTTCAATGTTGATGTTTATCTGCTTGTATCTATCCAACAGCTATTTGACTGCCGCTTACATGGCTGTTCTCAAACTTTGATCAATCCT AGTGAAAAGCAGCCATATTGGTCTGAATACGAAGATGAAAGAAAACCTTGCAGCAATCAATGTTGCCTTagg TTTAGAGCTGTCAAAGACTTGCCAGAAGGTTCAGTTAATAATGTTTTGCAATGGACAATACCTGCAACCTTGGAAGGTGAAAAAAAGATTGCATGTGCCTCAAATGCTGAAGCACCAAGTGGTGCAAATGGTGGCACAGATCTAGAACAAGATGATAGGTGTTTTTCTGAGAAAGAGATATCTGTTACTTCAGGACCTATTTGTCACTCAGAACTTGCTTCTGGAGCTTCAAATTTAGATACACCTGCCATGGTGATGCACAATCCAGAACATATAAGAAAGCGTAGAGTGTCACAGGATACAGATGATGACTCCACACAGGTTCCTGATGATCCCCAGGATTCTACTAGTAAGAAGCAGAAGAAATCAGTGGCTTTAGATGTAGTAACTGATGATGTTGAAGATAACCCAAATCTTGATGACATGGCTGGTACTGAAAGCACAACTGATAGAAGTGAACTTCAGTTGACCACCAAAGGCACAATAAATGATCCCAGCAAACACGCCCCAAAAAATCTTGTTTGTTTTGGCACTGAGGAGCAAATTAGAGATGAAGCCAATGATATCACTGAAGTGCCTGAATTGAATCAGTCATCCTCAACAGAAAGACAATTAGAAGGTGTCTCGAGCACGTGTGAGTGGAAACCTATTGAGAAAGAATTATATTTAAAAGGAGTGGAGATATTTGGAAAAAACAG TTGCCTTATCGCTAGGAATTTACTTTCTGGGTTGAAGACTTGTATAGAAGTGTCAAAATACATGTGTGACAGTGGAGCAACAATGCCTCATAGATCTGTTGCGCCAAGTTCAATTCTGGAGGATAATGGAAAGACTGATACAGATTACATG GAGCAAGAGATGCCAACAAGATCTCGTTTACTTCGTAGGAGGGGCAGGACACGAAAGCTTAAATATTCTTGGAAATCTGCCGGCCATCCATCAATTTGGAAAAGAATTGCTGATGGCAAAAACCAGTCCTGTAAGCAGTATACACCATGTGGCTGCCAATCAATGTGTGGAAAACAATGCCCCTGTCTACATAATGAAACTTGTTGTGAAAAATATTGCGG GTGCTCAAAGAGTTGCAAAAATCGTTTCAGGGGATGCCACTGTGCAAAGAGCCAATGCAGAAGCCGGCAATGTCCATGTTTTGCTGCTGGACGTGAATGTGATCCAGATGTTTGTCGCAATTGCTGGGTTAG TTGTGGTGATGGTTCTTTAGGTGAGCCACCTAAACGAGGAGATGGCCAATGTGGAAACATGAGGCTTCTTCTAAGGCAACAGCAGAGA ATCCTTTTGGCAAAATCTGATGTTGCTGGATGGGGCGCCTTTTTAAAG AACCCTGTCAACAAAAATGATTATCTTGGAGAATATACTGGTGAACTGATCTCCCACCGAGAGGCAGATAAGCGTGGGAAAATCTACGATCGTGCCAATTCATCATTCCTTTTTGACTTGAATGATCAG TATGTTCTTGATGCTTACCGCAAAGGAGATAAGCTGAAGTTTGCAAACCACTCATCCAATCCTAATTGCTATGCGAAG GTGATGCTTGTGGCAGGAGATCATCGAGTAGGTATCTTTGCCAAGGAACATATTGAAGCTAGTGAGGAGCTATTCTATGATTATCGTTATGGACCAGACCAGGCTCCTGCATGGGCTCGGAAACCTGAGGGTTCCAAAAGGGATGATTCAACAGTCTCACAAGGTAGAGCAAAGAAACATCAATCTCATTGA